In the Gorilla gorilla gorilla isolate KB3781 chromosome 10, NHGRI_mGorGor1-v2.1_pri, whole genome shotgun sequence genome, one interval contains:
- the LOC101150170 gene encoding olfactory receptor 6C65 — protein sequence MTSIREFILLVLTDDPELQVLIFFFMLITYLLSVSGNMVIIMLTLSNIHLKTPMYFFLGNFSFLEISFTTVCIPRFLINIATGDTTISCNACMAQVFFLILLGSTEFFLLAVMSYDRYVAICKPLHYTTIMSNKVCNWLVISSWLAGFLIIFPPMIMGLQLDFCDSSTIDHFICDSSPMLLIACTDTQFLELMAFLLAVFTLMVTLALVVLSYTLILKTILKIPSAQQRKKAFSTCSSHMIVVSVSYGSCIFMCVKTSAKEDMALSKGVAVLNTSVAPMLNPFIYTLRNQQVKQALREFTKKILSLNKQ from the coding sequence ATGACATCAATTAGAGAATTCATTCTTCTGGTACTTACAGATGACCCAGAGTTACAAGTTCTGATATTCTTCTTTATGTTGATCACATACTTATTGAGTGTAAGTGGAAACATGGTCATCATTATGTTAACACTGTCAAATATTCATTTGAAAACTCCTATGTATTTCTTCCTTGGGAATTTCTCTTTCTTAGAAATTTCATTTACCACAGTCTGCATTCCTAGATTTCTGATCAACATTGCTACAGGAGACACAACCATTTCCTGTAATGCTTGCATGGcccaagtattttttttaattcttttgggatCAACAGAATTTTTTCTTCTGGCTGTCATGTCTTATGATCGCTATGTGGCTATCTGCAAACCTCTACATTACACAACCATCATGAGTAACAAAGTCTGTAATTGGCTTGTAATCAGCTCCTGGCTGGCtggttttctcattatttttcccCCCATGATTATGGGCCTCCAACTGGATTTTTGTGACTCCAGCACTATTGACCATTTCATCTGTGACTCTTCCCCTATGCTGCTGATTGCTTGCACAGACACACAGTTTCTAGAGCTTATGGCATTTTTGCTAGCAGTATTCACACTCATGGTAACTTTGGCCTTGGTGGTTCTCTCCTACACACTCATCCTTAAAACAATTCTGAAGATTCCCTCTGCCCAGCAAAGGAAAAAGGCTTTTTCAACTTGTTCCTCCCATATGATTGTGGTTTCTGTTTCTTATGGGAGTTGCATTTTTATGTGTGTAAAAACATCTGCAAAAGAAGATATGGCTTTGAGCAAAGGTGTAGCAGTGCTTAATACCTCTGTTGCTCCTATGTTGAATCCCTTTATTTATACCTTAAGAAACCAGCAGGTAAAACAGGCCCTTAGGGAATTCACCAAAAAAATATTATCATTGAACAAGCAATAA